ATGACCTGGGCTACACACGTGCTACAATGGATGGTACAACGAGTCGCAAAGTCGCGAGGCTAAGCTAATCTCTTAAAGCCATTCCTCAAGTTCGGATTGTAAGTTCTGCAACTCGACTAACATGAAGTCGGAATCCGCTAGTATCGCGGATCAGCACGCCGCGGTGAAATACGTTCCCGGGCCTTGTACACACCGCCCGTCACACCATGAGAGTTTGTAAACACCCAAAGTCGGTGGGGTAACCTTCGGGAGCCAGCCCGCCCTAAGGTGGATAGATGATTAGGGTGAAGTCGTAACAAGTAGCCGTAGGAGAACCTGCGGCTGGATCACCTCCCTTTCTAAGGATAATACGGAAACTTACACATTTGTCAAAACTTTATTTAGTTTTGAGAGGTCTACTCTCAAACTTGTTCTTTGAAAACTGAATACTATCATTTAAATTAATTAATCAATTCAATTTTTAATATTTATATTATTAAATTGAGCCGAGAACATCGCGTTTTTTTGAGTTTTAAAACAATAGTTTTATCTCGCTTTAAAGGTCAACTACCAAGTTGACCGCTCAAAAATTAAACCGTAATCGAAAGATACTAAGGTTAAGTTAATAAGGGCGCATGGTGGATGCCTTGGCACTAGGAGCCGATGAAGGACGGGACTAACACCGATATGCTTCGGGGAGCTGTAAGTAAGCTTTGATCCGGAGATTTCCGAATGGGGAAACCCAATTACGTGAGTAATTATCACCTGCTGAATATATAGGCAGGATGAAGGTAGACGTTGTGAACTGAAACATCTCATTAGCAACAGGAATAGAAAGAAAAATCGATTCCGGTAGTAGCGGCGAGCGAAATCGGAAGAGCCCAAACCTAGAAGCTTGCTTCTAGGGGTTGTAGGACAGAACATTGGAGTTACCAAGTTATAACATAGATGAATCAACTGGGAAGTTGAGCTAGAGAGGGTGATAGCCCCGTAATCGAAATGTTATAGCCTCCGTTCTGGATCCTGAGTACGGCGGAGCACGTGAAATTCCGTCGGAATCCGCGGGGACCATCCCGCAAGGCTAAATACTCCCTAGTGACCGATAGTGAACCAGTACCGTGAGGAAAGTGAAAAGCACCCCGAAGGGGAGTGAAATTAGTTCCTGAAACCATGTGCTTTACAATAAGTTAGAGCCCGTTAATGGGTGATAGCGTGCCTTTTGTAGAATGAACCGGCGAGTTACGATAACATGCAAGGTTAAGGTGGAAAGACCGGAGCCGTAGCGAAAGCGAGTCTGAAATGGGCGAATATAGTATGTTGTTGTAGACCCGAAACCAGGTGACCTACCCATGTGCAGGATGAAGGTGCGGTAAAACGCACTGGAGGTCCGAACCCGTGTCTGTTGAAAAAGGCTGGGATGACGTGTGGTAGCGGTGAAATTCCAAACGAACTTGGAGATAGCTGGTTCTCTCCGAAATAGCTTTAGGGCTAAGCCTCGAATTAGAATCACGGAGGTAGAGCACTGTTTGGACTAGGGGCCCCATCTCGGGTTACAAATTCAGATAAAACTCCCGAATGCCGTTGATTTATGTCGGGAGTCAGACGATGAGTGATTAAGATCCACGTCGAAAAGGGGAACAGCCAGACCGCCAGTTAAGGTCCTAAATATATGTTAAAGTGGAAAAGGATGTGGAGTTGCATAGACAACTAGATGTTGGCTCAGAAGCAGCCACCATTTAAAGAGTGCGTATAGCTCACTAGTCGAGTGATTCTGCGCCGAAATGTACCGGGGCTAAACATATTACCCGAAACTGCGGGTGCCACGTAGTGGCGCGATAGGAGAGCGTTTCTAAGGGCAATGAAAGCTAGACCGTGAGGACTGGGTGGAAGCGCTTAGAAGTGAGAATGCCGGTATGAGTAGCGAAAAGACAGGTGAGAATCCTGTTCCAACCGAATGACTAAGGTTTCCTGGGGAAGGCTCGTCTCCCAGGGTTAGTCGGGACCTAAGGCGAGGCCGAGAGGCGTAGTCGATGGATAACAGGTTGATATTCCTGTACCAGTGTATTTGTTTGAACAATGGAGGGACGCAGAAGGATAATGAATGCGCACTGCTGGATATGTGCGTTTAAATCGTAAGTCTTGATAAGAGTCAAATGCTTTTATCTTCAAGGACAAGCGATGATGAGGACCGAAATTTAAGTAGGGAAGTTCATGATTTCACGCTGCCGAGAAAAGCTTCTAGTTAGAATACATTTGCCCGTACCGCAAACCGACACAGGTAGTCGAGGAGAGAATCCTAAGGTGTGCGAGAGAACTCTCGTTAAGGAACTCGGCAAAATGACCCCGTAACTTCGGGAGAAGGGGTGCTGACCGCAAGGTCAGCCGCAGTGAATAGGCCCAGGCGACTGTTTATCAAAAACACAGGTTTCTGCAAAATCGTAAGATGACGTATAGGGGCTGACGCCTGCCCGGTGCTGGAAGGTTAAAAGGATGGCTTAGCTTCGGCGAAGGTCAGAATTGAAGCCCCAGTAAACGGCGGCCGTAACTATAACGGTCCTAAGGTAGCGAAATTCCTTGTCGGGTAAGTTCCGACCCGCACGAAAGGCGTAACGATCTGGGCACTGTCTCAACGAGAGACTCGGTGAAATTTAAATACCCGTGAAGATGCGGGTTACCCGCGACAGGACGGAAAGACCCCATGGAGCTTTACTGTAGCTTGATATTGAGTGTTTGTGCAGCTTGTACAGGATAGGTAGGAGCCGTAGAAATCGGGACGCTAGTTTCGATTGAGGCGTTGGTGGGATACTACCCTCGCTGTATGACCACTCTAACTCACACCACTAATCGTGGTGGAAGACAGTGTCTGGCAGGCAGTTTGACTGGGGCGGTCGCCTCCTAAAAGGTAACGGAGGCGCCCAAAGGTTCCCTCAGAATGGTTGGAAATCATTCGTAGAGTGTAAAGGCATAAGGGAGCTTGACTGTGAGACTGACTAGTCGAGCAGGTACGAAAGTAGGGCTTAGTGATCCGGTGGTTCCGCATGGAAGGGCCATCGCTCAACGGATAAGCTACCTGGGGATAACAGGCTTATCTCCCCCAAGAGTCCACATCGACGGGGAGGTTTGGCACCTCGATGTCGGCTCATCGCATCCTGGGGCTGTAGTCGGTCCCAAGGGTTGGGCTGTTCGCCCATTAAAGCGGTACGCGAGCTGGGTTCAGAACGTCGTGAGACAGTTCGGTCCCTATCCGTCGCGGGCGCAGGAAATTTGAGAGGAGCTGTCCTTAGTACGAGAGGACCGGGATGGACATACCTCTGGTGTACCAGTTGTTCCGCCAGGAGCATCGCTGGGTAGCTATGTATGGATGAGATAAACGCTGAAAGCATCTAAGTGTGAAACTCGCCTCGAGATGAGATTTCCCATTTCTTTATGAAAGTAAGACCCCTCAAAGATGATGAGGTAGATAGGTTAGAAGTGGAAGTGCAGTGATGCATGGAGCGGACTAATACTAATCGGTCGAGGACTTAACCACGAAGTGGTGTCCGGTAAGATTAATTAAGTAATAAATGATAGTATTCAGTTTTGAGAGATTAAGTAATTAATAGCTCACACAAAAAAAGTGTGGTGGCGATAGCGCAGAAGATACACCTGTTCCCATGCCGAACACAGAAGTTAAGCTCTGTAGCGCCAAAAGTAGTTGGGGGATCGCTCCCTGCGAGGATAGGACGTCGCCATGCAAAGAAGAAAAACCGATGATTAATTTCATCGGTTTTTCTGTGTTTAGGGCTCAATTAGTTGATATTGAACTCAATGGAGACAACCCTCGATTGAATGCTGTCCCTGATTTAAACTAAATAATTGTAAACGTAATTCAAGACATGTGCCTATTTTTATACAATTCACAGAACGGTCAAAATGATTGTGTATGATAAAATAAAGAATGACGAGTCTGGTGCAAGGAGGTGATAATCGTGCAAATTATAAAAAAAATACTCGGTAATAAAACGTTAAAGTTGTTTATTGAATACTTTAACCGTGCTGACATTAGTAATGCGAGTGCCGTCATTGCCTACTATGCACTATTAGCCCTCTTTCCGGCCGTCATTGCGATTGGATCCATGTTACCTTACATTGGGATTAAACTTAGCAGCGCGCTCGCATACTTGAAAACAGCGGTGCCTGTGAACATATATACCGTATTAGCACCAATCATTAAATCCATCTTGGGGCATCAAGGTGTGGGACTATTTTCAGTCGGATTGATTGTGACGTTATGGTCATTGAGCAAGTTGGTTGCTCTTTTCCGGCAGCGGCTTGATATTATCTATGATGTGAAAAGTAACCGGCCAGCAATCTTAGGTCGCTTTGTTTCGATGATTTGGATTATTGCCGTGATTGCCTTGATGGGGACGTTGATTTTCCTGACAACCATCAGCAAAACGGTGCTTACTCATCTTGAAGCACTTAAAGGTGCAGAACGGTGGGTGCACCTGGTTGAAGGGGCTAAATGGCCAGTCGTTATTGTGATATTGGTTCTCGGGGTATTGCTATTGAACTATGCCTTACCAGCGAAACGACCACGATTTAAGTGGGCATTGATTGGTAGTATGATTGAGGTTGTTGGTTTTTTAGCATTAACACAAGTATTTGGATTTTATGTTAGTATTGCGGCTTCTAGATATAGTTTCTATCAAGCGATTGGATCAATTATTATTTTGCTAATCTGGTTAAACCTAGTTGCTGAAATCGCGCTAGTTGGGGCAACGATTATCGCAATATTGAACCATAATGATACGATGGCACGTTTAGAAAAAGAGCGAAAAGCTGAAATCGTGAATGATAATTGGGGTAAGACGCATTTTTTGAAACGTGATGAGCGCCACGAAGTTAATAAAAAACCGCAGCATCGAGAATGAAGAAATTAAAAAGGGCCGGAACAATTAAATGTTCTTGGCCCTTTTATTGTGTTAATCAAGTTTAAAATATTGTTTTGGTGTTTGACCAGTAAGTCGTTTAGTCATCTTGGTGAAGTGTGCTTGATCGTAATAGTTCCCAATGATTGCAGCGTCGGCTAAATTGGTGAAGGTCTGATGTCCGAGATAATCAAATTGGATGAGTTCACTATAACTTTTCACAGTTAAGCCGACATTGGCACTGAATCGCCGCTGTAGTTGTTTGGATGACAGTAACATTTCGTGTGATAGGTCAGTTAGTGAAAGTTGACCGTGATTTTGATTGATTAGCGCGATGGTTTGTTGGAGCCACATATTGGGTTCATATGTCTGAATTCGTTGATATAACCATTCGATGACTTGATTCACGATTTTGATAGGTGCGAGTTGTTGAGCAATTAAACGTTCTTGTAAATCAAACCAAGAGTTTGCCTGCCTGGTAATTAATTGTAAATCAACACTAGCGCCGGTTATGTCACGGGGATCAACCATTTTTAAGGCAGCTAATGCACCAGGTTCGAAGAAAACGAGGATGGATGAAGTTGCCCCCACGGATTGATAAGTCGTAGCACTAATGGCTAAACCCGTAATTCCAAGCGTTGTTAAGGGTTGCTTAGTTACGTCCTCAAGCCGGATTAGCTGACCAGTTAACTGGAAGCCAAGGACATGATACTTACCAGCTGGAACGGTGTAGGGAGCATCATTTGCCTCGGCAGTACTGTAGACAATCTGATTAATAAACGGTTTTAAAATTTCTGGTGCTAACGTTAACCACATAAGATGTCCTTTTTTTACAATAGTTGATTACAGATAGTCTATATAGTATAAGTCATGGGGTTGCGATAAACAAATATTGTAACTAAAGAATGCCGACACTAAATAGAAATTACAAAGAGGAAGCCACTAATGTTAAAAGCTGAATTTATCTACCGTTTCAAAACAATCGATACACCAATCATGAATGCAAAATTTGCTGAATCGGCAAGTGCTCAATTCGAGTCGCCTGAAGGTGTCGCTAATAATATTGGCATGGAGTTTGCGGAACGGATGGAAGGATCAGAAACCGTCATCAATTTATCAATTTATTATAAAGATCGCGCAGATTATGAATCACGGACGGCCTTTGAACGGGCACAAACACGGTGGTTAGAAATCTGGTTTAACGCCAATGAAACAACATTTGTGCGCGAAGCTTTAAACATCTATGTAATTACACGCCAATTCCGTAATTTTTAATAGTAATTTGAAATCGCTTTTCGAAGCGATTTTTTCGCTGCGTGAAGTTTTACGGTCCAACATTTAATTACAAAAATTGTAGCGTGTTCGCTTTTTATTATAAATAAATTGCGTTAAGATTGACTAATAAATAATAAGTAGGTGCAGATATGCAACAATTTTGGACAACACTCCAAACACGGCATTCAGAGCTGTTTAGTGCGCTCTGGGTCCATTTACAACTATCACTAGTCGCCTTGCTAGTGGCGAGCGCTATTGCCATTCCTTTGGCGATTTGGGTTACTAAACGACGGCGGGTTGCTGAATTCATCTTACAAGTTACCTCCGTGCTACAAACAATTCCATCATTAGCATTATTAGGGCTTTTGATTCCGTTAGTTGGGATTGGTAGTGCTCCAGCGTTGATTGCGTTAATCGTCTATGCCCTACTACCGATTTTTCAAAACACTTACGTGGGGTTGACGAGTATCGATCCTGCACTATTGGAAGCGGCCGATGCGCTTGGTTTTTCAAAGTGGCGCCGGTTGCGCAAGGTCGAATTACCACTGGCGTTGCCTATTATTATTTCAGGAATTCGCACGGCTTTGGTGTTGATTGTTGGAACGGCAACCTTGGCGGCTTTAATCGGTGCCGGCGGGTTGGGCAATTTTATTCTCTTAGGAATTGATCGGAATAATACTAGTTTGATTTTGATTGGCGCAATTAGTGCCGCGTTGCTGGCCATTATACTGAGTTTAATAATTAAACGACTCGAAAGGGCAAAACCACGGACCGTTGTAATTAGTATTGTGACGCTGTTGGTACTAATTGGTGGCGCCAGTGGTGTCCAGGCATATCAATCACGGGCAGAAACGCCAATTGTGATTGCTGGTAAACTAGGCTCCGAACCGGAAATTTTAATCAATATGTACGCAGATTTAATTAAGGAAGACCCGAAAGCCCAAGTAATTCTGAAACCAAGTTTTGGGAAAACGACTTTTTTATTTAATGCGTTGAAACATAAACAAATTGATATTTATCCGGAATTTTCGGGGACGGTGTTAGAAAGTCTCGTTAAGAATCCAGTCACCGGGCAACATTTAACTGCCCAAGCAACGTATGCCCAAGCTAAGGCATTAATTCAAAAAGAAGACAAAATGACCTTGTTAAAACCAATGGCGTATAACAATACTTATGCGATGGCTGTTCGTCAAAGCGACGCTAAAAAGTATAATTTGCAGACCATTGGTGACCTTACCCATTTCCCCAACATTAAAGCCGGCATGACGTTGGAATTTATTGATTTGAATAATGGTCTCAAGGGTGTTAATAAGGTCTATGGTTTGAATATTAAGGCTAAAGCGATGGATCCACAATTACGTTATGAAGCAATTAATGCTGGTGAAGTTAATTTGGTTGATGCGTACTCGACGGATTCACAACTTAAACAATATAATTTAGTGATTCTAAAAGACAACAAGGGTGTCTTCCCGCCATATCAGGGAGCACCGCTGATGACGGATGCCTTTGCACAGGCGCATCCAGCAGTTGTTAAAGCATTGAATCGCTTGGCAGGTAAGATTAGCGAAACGGACATGCAAGCGATGAACTATGCTGTTAATAGTCAGCATAAGCAGCCAAGTGTTGTTGCTCATCAGTATTTAACAACCCATCATTTGTTAGCGAAATAACGGAGGATCACAATGATTGAATTTAAACATGTTATGAAAAAATTTAATAATCAAGTTGTGATACCAGACTTGAATTTTACTATTAATGATAATGAGATTTTTGTGTTAGTTGGTTCCTCTGGTTCAGGTAAGACAACGACGATGAAAATGATTAATCGTTTGCTGGATGCCGATGCGGGGGTAATTGAGTTTAACGGTAAAGATGTGCAAAGTTATCCAGCACAAGCACTCCGTTGGCAAATGGGCTACGTGATGCAGTCGATTGGTCTGTTTCCACATATGACGGTCGCCGAAAATATCGGGGTCGTGCCCACAATGCAAAAACAAGATCCAAAACAGATTGCCACCCAAGTCGATGAATTACTCCGGCGGGCTAATTTGAATCCAGCGCAGTATCGCAACCGAATGCCACAGGAGTTATCTGGTGGTGAGCAGCAACGCATTGGAATCTTGCGGGCGTTGGCAATGGACGGCGAAGTACTGTTGATGGATGAACCGTTTAGCGCCCTTGATCCGTTGGTCCGGACGCAACTACAAGATTTTGTGTTAGAAATCCAAGCACAAGTCCATAAGACGATTGTCTTTGTGACCCATGATACGGATGAAGCCTTGAAGATGGCGGATCGCATTGGTGTGATGCAAAATGGTGAGCTATTGCAGATTGCGCCACCAAGCGAGTTATTAGCAGCCCCGGCCAACGATTTCGTCAGGGCGTTCTTCAAGCTAGATCAGCAAGTTAAAGTTGTGGCAGGTTCAGATGGAATTCATCTTTCGCAAGCCGAACTGGCTAAATTAGGTATTAACAGTGGTGATTTTTTAACAATTGTAAAATAAGTTTTTCAGAGCTAGTATATTTTGTCCGACAGTAAATGGTCCGATTTTCACCTTATTAAATAAATAGGGCGGAAGCGGACCATTTTGTGACTTGTGAGGAATGCAGCTCTGGTTAGTATAGCGATGGAACACCATGATATTCATTCTGGGTGAAACGCTGAATGATTTGCTGCATTTGTTATAATAGACGTAATAGTAGAAATGGGGAGTGAACTGATGAAAAAATATGATGTTGGAATTATTGGGGCTGGGCCAGCGGGCTTAGCAGCTGCATTTGCTTTACAGGCACAAGGTAAGCAAGTTGTCATGATTGAATCATATTTATGGGGTGGCACCTGTCCTAATTACGGTTGTGACCCGAAGAAAGTTTTATTAGCTGCGGTTGAAGCCAAAGAGTATGCACAGTTGTTACAAGGAAAAGGCGTCCAAGGGGTACCAACAATTAATTGGCCAGAGTTAATGACATCTAAAAAGACGTTCACGGACCCTGTTTCACGTGGAACATTTGGTAGTGTTACAGCCGCTGGTATCACAACGTATCAAGGGAAAGCGCGCTTTCAATCGGCAACCGAGGTGCTAGTTGCAAATGAACGAATAACCGCTGATAACTGGATTATTGCGACTGGTGCACGACCAGCAACCCTGACAGTTCCCGGTGGTGAGTTAGCTAAAACGAGTGAAGATTTCTTAGGAATGGAAAAATTACCAGCTAGCATTACCTTCGTTGGTGCAGGCTACGTGGCACTTGAATTAGCAGTCATTGCAAATGCGGCAGGAAGCAATGTGCAAATTTTGACGCATGGTGAAACAATTTTGCCAGCATTTGATCAAGAGTTGGTCGCCGATTTTGTCGAGCAATTAACGCAACGTGGAATTAAAATCGTCAAGAATGTTGCGGTCACAGCATTAGCACAACAGGAAAACACAATTGAAATCACCACTGCGACTGAAAATTATCGTAGTGAAATGGTTATTGCGGCTACCGGGCGGCCAGCAAATATTGATGATTTGAATTTGGATGCCTTAGATGTTGAATGGTCACGGCACGGGATTAAAGTTGATCAGCAGTTACGGACGGGCGCACAGAATATTTTTGCAATCGGTGATGTTGCCGATACAGCAGTACCAAAATTAACGCCAGTTGGATCATTTGAAGGGCGTTATGTTGCCGCGGTTCTAGCGGGTAACCAAGAACCAATTCAGTACACCGCAATTCCCACGGTAGTGTATGGAGCACCCAAATTAGCCCAAGCGGGGGCGGTAGCCACGGCAACAACCTTTGACGTGACGGGCTGGTTTACGTATCGCCGAATTGGCGAAAATGTGGCTAAAGTTAAAATCGCAACGAATGAAGTTGGACAGTTGATTGGCGCTAGTGTATTGGCAACCGAAGCTGATCAGTTAATTAATTATCTGACAAATGCAATTAATCAAAAATGGACCTTAGCGGATGCTCAAGCTAATATCATGGCATATCCGACGATGGCGTCTGATTTACAGTATTTCTTCTAGGTTCCTGCGTTCGGTTAAACCAAGCATGATTTTAAATGATTACTGCGGGCGTGCACTAGCCCGAGTAGTGAATCGCAACACAAATTAACAAAGCTTTATTAGTATAAGGAGCCAGCATGAAAAAAATATTAATTACCGTGATGAGTTTTTTGCTAGTTTTTACTTTGGTAGCTTGTGGTACAAATACAAGTCAAAATAAAACCAGTAATAAACCCAAAATTGTGAAAATTGCACAGCCACAACCAATTAAAGGTGCTGCATTTGAACAAGCTGACACGGTCGGACAATATCGCTTATTGAGTGATACTTATAATGCAGTTAATAGCTCCTATTTGAATTACCTTGCGGCGTACACCCAATTGGTACAGGATAATATGACACCCGCTTCGGTCGCACAATTGCAAAACGCGACGCCACATTTGGCAGCCCTGATTGATACGAATAAACAAGTCATTGCCAGTGCGCACAAATATGGCCAATTAACTAAGTTTAAGGCGGCAGAAGCAGATTGGTATCAAGCTGAAATGACCTTGCAGCAAGTTACAGAACAAGAATTAACAACGCTTCAAGCGGTGACGGGAACTAATACAAAACACGAGGGAGATGTCCTTGATCAACTGCATGCGCAACTGCAAACCGCCGATTACGCAACCCAACAAGCCGAATACAAAGCTGCGGTGCAAGCTGGGTTACCAACCCAACAAGCCAGTCAGCATGTTGAAGAACAACGGCAACGGATGAACGCGAAATATCGGGCACCGCTGAATTAACGAGTTCGGGGCTGCATGTGTAACTCAGGAATTAAGTCAGAAATTTGCCAAGATGAAACGACGAGGAAAACAGACATGGAAGCAGAATTAAGCCAAGAACAAACGCGCGTCGATGAAGTCGTCACAGAGATTGAACACCAATTGGTAACGGTGGAAAAAACATTAGCTAAAGCTCATGCCGAAACGTCGGCGGTTGAACAAAACTATAGCGAAAACGCTTCAATTAATACGTTTGAAATCGATGACGCCAGTGAAACTAATGCCGAAGTGCAACAACAACGGCAATTGGTTGCTCGGGTAGTCGAAACTGAAACGATTTTGAAGAAACAAGAGACCACCTTGAACGAATTGCATGAATCACCATACTTTGGCCGGATTGATATTAAAGATGCCGCCGATGAAAATGAATCATTATATATTGGGATGGCGTCGTTACAAGATGCCGAGCAAGATTTTTTGATTTATGATTGGCGCGCACCAGTATCAGCGATTTACTACAACGGGACGCTTGGGGATGTGACATATCCAACGCCAAATGGGCGCGCCACAGCGGAACTCCTCAACAAACGGCAATTCACGATTCAACACGGTAAAATAACGAATATGTTTGATACCGATGAAACTGTTGGCGATGAAATGTTGCAGTATGCGCTAGGCCAACAAAGCGATGAGTATATGGCTAATATTGTGGCAACGATTCAAAAGGAACAAAACGATATTATCCGTGATACGACTAGTGATTTGTTAGTTGTGCAAGGGGTTGCGGGGTCTGGTAAGACATCGGCAATTCTACAACGGATTGCGTTCTTATTATTCCATTCACGGGAAGAACTCAGCTCGGACCAAATTATTCTGTTCTCGCCTAATCGTTTATTCAGTCACTACATTTCTGAGGTGCTCCCAAGCTTGGGTGAACGGAACATGCGCCAAGTCACATTGGCAGAATTCTTAAAGGCACGGTTGGAAGGCTTGAATGTCCAAACCTTGTTTAATCGGTATGAGGCGGAACAAAACGCACCGGCAAACCAGAAATTGCGCGCGGAAATGGAAAGTGCCGATTTTATGCAAGTCATTGCCAAGTATACTGAACAAATCGCTGACAAAGCCCTGCGCTTTGCAGATATTGAATATAATGGAGCGGTGTTCTTTAGCGCATATCATATTAAAGTGGTCTATTCACGCCAAGCAAAGGAAGCTAAAATTGCGGAACGCATGCTGCGGACTAAAAACGAACTGATTAATGAACTGAAGCGCAAAATTATTCACGAAGCGCAACAGCCATGGGTGAGTGCGGCGATTAATGAATTGGATGATGAACACTATCGTGATTTATTGGGATTGGAAAATGTTGAAAAATTTGAATCAAGCGATGACGAGATGGAATACGTTAGCGAAAAATTTGTTCGGATTCGTTTCAAAAAAATCTACGACGCAATTTATAATAATCACTTCTTTGATGTTTACTCACAATATGCTGATTTTTTGACAGCATACGGTGAACAAACCGCGGAACCTGCAATTTGGGTTGAAAAGCGCGAACGCTTCTTGGCAGAACTTGAATATCACCGCATCGACCTTGTCGACGCGATTCCTTTAATGTATTTACGCGATTTAGTTACTGGTAGTGGTCAAAACCGCCGGATGCAACACGTCTTCATTGATGAAATGCAAGACTACTCAATCGCACAAATGTTGTACTTTAAACACGCCTTTCCACGGGCACGTTATACAATTTTAGGGGATAGTGAGCAAGCTTTGTTCCGCTCAATTGAAAGCCCCGCGGCATTATTGACCCGGTTGAAGGATGCCTTCCAAGTTAAACACGCTAATTTGATTACGCTGAATAAAAGTTATCGGTCAACGAAACAAATTACGGAATTTGGGAAAGCATTTCTGCCAGACGGCGACCAAATTCAAGCAT
This is a stretch of genomic DNA from Periweissella cryptocerci. It encodes these proteins:
- the helD gene encoding RNA polymerase recycling motor HelD is translated as MEAELSQEQTRVDEVVTEIEHQLVTVEKTLAKAHAETSAVEQNYSENASINTFEIDDASETNAEVQQQRQLVARVVETETILKKQETTLNELHESPYFGRIDIKDAADENESLYIGMASLQDAEQDFLIYDWRAPVSAIYYNGTLGDVTYPTPNGRATAELLNKRQFTIQHGKITNMFDTDETVGDEMLQYALGQQSDEYMANIVATIQKEQNDIIRDTTSDLLVVQGVAGSGKTSAILQRIAFLLFHSREELSSDQIILFSPNRLFSHYISEVLPSLGERNMRQVTLAEFLKARLEGLNVQTLFNRYEAEQNAPANQKLRAEMESADFMQVIAKYTEQIADKALRFADIEYNGAVFFSAYHIKVVYSRQAKEAKIAERMLRTKNELINELKRKIIHEAQQPWVSAAINELDDEHYRDLLGLENVEKFESSDDEMEYVSEKFVRIRFKKIYDAIYNNHFFDVYSQYADFLTAYGEQTAEPAIWVEKRERFLAELEYHRIDLVDAIPLMYLRDLVTGSGQNRRMQHVFIDEMQDYSIAQMLYFKHAFPRARYTILGDSEQALFRSIESPAALLTRLKDAFQVKHANLITLNKSYRSTKQITEFGKAFLPDGDQIQAFTRDGDLPIVVESDAKQGLTYLRAKLNGLRANYGTVAILTKNAGQAEKLQQQLRREFGSTLLTATDRLVPNDIVILPIYLAKGLEFDCVIAYGVNRDNYPDADSLGIIYTIASRAMHELTLITAGVPSPLLATVAPDLYQPEVIVNN
- a CDS encoding YihY/virulence factor BrkB family protein — protein: MQIIKKILGNKTLKLFIEYFNRADISNASAVIAYYALLALFPAVIAIGSMLPYIGIKLSSALAYLKTAVPVNIYTVLAPIIKSILGHQGVGLFSVGLIVTLWSLSKLVALFRQRLDIIYDVKSNRPAILGRFVSMIWIIAVIALMGTLIFLTTISKTVLTHLEALKGAERWVHLVEGAKWPVVIVILVLGVLLLNYALPAKRPRFKWALIGSMIEVVGFLALTQVFGFYVSIAASRYSFYQAIGSIIILLIWLNLVAEIALVGATIIAILNHNDTMARLEKERKAEIVNDNWGKTHFLKRDERHEVNKKPQHRE
- a CDS encoding ABC transporter ATP-binding protein, with protein sequence MIEFKHVMKKFNNQVVIPDLNFTINDNEIFVLVGSSGSGKTTTMKMINRLLDADAGVIEFNGKDVQSYPAQALRWQMGYVMQSIGLFPHMTVAENIGVVPTMQKQDPKQIATQVDELLRRANLNPAQYRNRMPQELSGGEQQRIGILRALAMDGEVLLMDEPFSALDPLVRTQLQDFVLEIQAQVHKTIVFVTHDTDEALKMADRIGVMQNGELLQIAPPSELLAAPANDFVRAFFKLDQQVKVVAGSDGIHLSQAELAKLGINSGDFLTIVK
- a CDS encoding ABC transporter permease/substrate-binding protein, with protein sequence MQQFWTTLQTRHSELFSALWVHLQLSLVALLVASAIAIPLAIWVTKRRRVAEFILQVTSVLQTIPSLALLGLLIPLVGIGSAPALIALIVYALLPIFQNTYVGLTSIDPALLEAADALGFSKWRRLRKVELPLALPIIISGIRTALVLIVGTATLAALIGAGGLGNFILLGIDRNNTSLILIGAISAALLAIILSLIIKRLERAKPRTVVISIVTLLVLIGGASGVQAYQSRAETPIVIAGKLGSEPEILINMYADLIKEDPKAQVILKPSFGKTTFLFNALKHKQIDIYPEFSGTVLESLVKNPVTGQHLTAQATYAQAKALIQKEDKMTLLKPMAYNNTYAMAVRQSDAKKYNLQTIGDLTHFPNIKAGMTLEFIDLNNGLKGVNKVYGLNIKAKAMDPQLRYEAINAGEVNLVDAYSTDSQLKQYNLVILKDNKGVFPPYQGAPLMTDAFAQAHPAVVKALNRLAGKISETDMQAMNYAVNSQHKQPSVVAHQYLTTHHLLAK
- a CDS encoding dihydrolipoyl dehydrogenase family protein, producing MKKYDVGIIGAGPAGLAAAFALQAQGKQVVMIESYLWGGTCPNYGCDPKKVLLAAVEAKEYAQLLQGKGVQGVPTINWPELMTSKKTFTDPVSRGTFGSVTAAGITTYQGKARFQSATEVLVANERITADNWIIATGARPATLTVPGGELAKTSEDFLGMEKLPASITFVGAGYVALELAVIANAAGSNVQILTHGETILPAFDQELVADFVEQLTQRGIKIVKNVAVTALAQQENTIEITTATENYRSEMVIAATGRPANIDDLNLDALDVEWSRHGIKVDQQLRTGAQNIFAIGDVADTAVPKLTPVGSFEGRYVAAVLAGNQEPIQYTAIPTVVYGAPKLAQAGAVATATTFDVTGWFTYRRIGENVAKVKIATNEVGQLIGASVLATEADQLINYLTNAINQKWTLADAQANIMAYPTMASDLQYFF
- a CDS encoding helix-turn-helix domain-containing protein codes for the protein MWLTLAPEILKPFINQIVYSTAEANDAPYTVPAGKYHVLGFQLTGQLIRLEDVTKQPLTTLGITGLAISATTYQSVGATSSILVFFEPGALAALKMVDPRDITGASVDLQLITRQANSWFDLQERLIAQQLAPIKIVNQVIEWLYQRIQTYEPNMWLQQTIALINQNHGQLSLTDLSHEMLLSSKQLQRRFSANVGLTVKSYSELIQFDYLGHQTFTNLADAAIIGNYYDQAHFTKMTKRLTGQTPKQYFKLD